One genomic window of Saccopteryx bilineata isolate mSacBil1 chromosome 4, mSacBil1_pri_phased_curated, whole genome shotgun sequence includes the following:
- the TMEM248 gene encoding transmembrane protein 248 — protein sequence MFSISPLENLKLHISTRPPLVVFMISVSAMAIAFLTLGYFFKIKEIKSPEMAEDWNTFLLRFNDLDLCVSENETLKHLTNDTTTPESTMTSGQARVSTQSPQVLEDSGPVNISVAITLTLDPLKPFGGYSRNVTHLYSTILGHQIGLSGREAHEEINITFTLPAAWSSDDCALHGHCEQVVFTACMTLTANPGVFPVTVQPPHCVPDTYSNATLWYKIFTTARDANTKYAQDYNPFWCYKGAIGKVYHALNPKLTVIVPDDDRSLINLHLMHTSYFLFVMVITMFCYAVIKGRPSKLRQSSPEFCPEKVALADA from the exons ATGTTCAGCATCAGCCCCCTGGAGAACCTGAAGCTGCACATCAGCACTCGGCCTCCCCTGGTGGTCTTCATGATCAGTGTAAGCGCCATGGCAATAGCTTTCCTGACCTTGGGCTATTTCTTCAAAATCAAGGAGATTAAGTCACCGGAAATGGCAGAG GATTGGAATACTTTTCTGCTGCGGTTTAATGATTTGGACTTGTGTGTATCAGAGAATGAAACATTAAAGCATCTTACAAATGACACCACAACTCCGGAAAGCACAATGACCAGCGGGCAAGCCAGGGTGTCCACCCAGTCCCCACAAGTACTGGAGGATTCAGGCCCAGTGAACATCTCAGTTGCAATCACCCTCACCCTGGACCCACTCAAACCCTTTGGAGGATACTCCCGTAATGTCACGCATCTGTACTCAACCATTTTAGGACATCAGATCGGACTTTCAG GCAGGGAAGCCCATGAAGAGATAAACATTACCTTTACCCTGCCTGCAGCTTGGAGCTCGGATGACTGTGCCCTGCACGGTCACTGTGAGCAGGTGGTGTTCACAGCCTGCATGACCCTCACGGCCAACCCTGGCGTATTCCCTGTCACCGT ACAGCCGCCGCACTGTGTCCCGGACACATACAGCAACGCCACGCTCTGGTACAAGATCTTCACCACCGCCAGAGATGCCAACACGAAATATGCTCAAGATTACAATCCTTTCTGGTGTTATAAGGGGGCCATTGGAAAAGTCTATCATGCTTTAAATCCCAAGCTTACAGTTATTGTTCCAGAT GATGACCGTTCGTTAATAAATTTGCATCTAATGCACACCAGTTACTTCCTCTTCGTGATGGTGATAACAATGTTTTGCTATGCGGTTATCAAGGGCAGACCCAGCAAATTGCGTCAGAGCAGTCCTGAATTTTGTCCTGAGAAG GTGGCCTTGGCTGATGCCTAA